The following proteins are encoded in a genomic region of Cyclonatronum proteinivorum:
- a CDS encoding porin family protein, which yields MKLIVKNAALPLIFLLVLFCFADEAAAMPSESDGPGEEPLAEELRARFKGESFSLGILLQTQGFFSFRDNDFIGGRSWDLGSTRIDFRGTVDRNFTYRVRVYYLSQQQSIDARVGYWFNADTEIVAGAFKPFLSRELDPSPGRTDFVRRARFVGAMMNSLEVGTSLLGKTGPLNYRFGIYNGTGVQGMRGNTDNRFLYTGRVFGSVPVNGHSLIMGLSAALNQSPDARVGNSGLTSKGDRYFYGGYLDYRADTFFVSTEWVQTFFDAVEYGNNRETITGFHATAGFRVGPRHELLARYDYLDFRLIPDARDRFLAGLNYYPSSLITFRLNAIVEPDRRAGTQTGVAAVFQYMF from the coding sequence ATGAAATTGATAGTCAAAAACGCAGCACTTCCTTTGATTTTTTTGCTGGTGCTCTTTTGCTTTGCGGATGAAGCTGCTGCGATGCCGTCGGAATCAGATGGTCCCGGAGAAGAGCCCCTGGCAGAAGAGCTCAGGGCAAGGTTTAAGGGAGAATCTTTCAGTTTGGGTATTCTGTTGCAAACGCAGGGCTTTTTCTCGTTTCGCGACAACGATTTTATCGGGGGGAGGAGCTGGGATCTGGGGTCAACGCGCATTGACTTCCGCGGCACGGTTGACCGTAATTTCACCTACAGGGTGCGTGTGTATTACCTGAGTCAGCAGCAAAGCATTGATGCGCGGGTCGGATACTGGTTTAATGCAGATACGGAGATCGTTGCAGGTGCCTTCAAACCTTTTCTGAGCCGTGAGCTTGACCCAAGCCCCGGGCGCACAGATTTTGTAAGAAGGGCCCGCTTTGTGGGCGCAATGATGAACAGCCTGGAAGTCGGAACGAGCCTTTTGGGTAAAACCGGACCCCTAAACTACCGGTTTGGAATTTACAATGGTACCGGGGTGCAGGGTATGCGGGGTAACACCGATAACCGCTTTCTCTACACCGGCAGAGTCTTTGGCAGCGTGCCGGTTAACGGTCATTCGCTTATAATGGGCCTCAGTGCTGCGTTAAATCAGTCGCCGGATGCGAGGGTTGGCAACTCAGGCCTTACAAGCAAAGGCGACCGCTATTTTTACGGGGGCTATCTCGATTATCGGGCGGACACTTTTTTTGTGTCAACGGAATGGGTCCAAACTTTTTTTGACGCTGTGGAATACGGCAATAACAGGGAAACAATCACGGGATTTCATGCAACGGCAGGGTTCAGGGTCGGACCCCGGCACGAACTGCTTGCCCGCTATGATTATCTTGATTTCAGGCTGATTCCTGATGCCCGTGACCGCTTCCTTGCCGGTCTGAACTACTATCCGAGCAGCCTGATAACCTTTCGCCTGAATGCCATCGTTGAACCGGACCGCAGGGCCGGAACACAAACCGGTGTTGCCGCGGTCTTTCAATATATGTTTTAG
- a CDS encoding glycoside hydrolase family 2 TIM barrel-domain containing protein, with protein sequence MSKPTNMIRTKQFMILLSLLLMASVSSSLAQDRVHVQEDADGWRLLVDGEPLMVNGMNWDYFPIGTNYEYDFWGQSDRFIRDALDYEMRLLQNMGVNSIRVYTGITPEWVTYIYDNYGIYTMLNHSFGRYGVMLEDGWMANTEYSDPRVQELLLREVTEMVQEFRGTRGLLLYLLGNENNYGLFWGGAETEDIPVVDRQSTVRARAMYELFNDAALAMKEYDTDRPIAMANGDLLFMDLVVEFMPDMDIFGANVYRGETFTDLYDRVAAEYGKPVLLTEFGSDAFNARTNQEDQLMQAHFKRLNWLDIYQHAAGMGRAQNSIGGYTFQWSDGWWKYGQTVDLDVHNTNASWANGGYWWDYVEGENNMNEEWFGIMAKGPTDAMGHFRLFPRAAYYVLQEAHKIDVYAPGMSAARLAEIFEDINIMDAYLRARGDTAALEVDRLTGIRLSRFTADFKTFNTGGDKITTPESADPNVRQFPNEQGFDHMQSFYVGVEARPSNDVRAEVQFNVLANVAQNPIDEIFYENRGRQLEVLTPEGIATLEDVNRVKVYNASFDWNHRYFDLEGFYRTGRYHWGYEGDFFGLYPEANYGDQIDIYNGIAPFGFEMAGRREFDGFKFAFGPQLWWGANPAFLLKYRHRTGPWDMAAIYHEDIATQGMTESSFAVPQPKTRRVTFAATRDFGPLEVQGGVIWAGQPLNDREFQIYRNGEIFVDQINPEDNWGGKLKLTYQGGNFNWYAQSAVMGLVAQGGYDQTMTFTGWHLKDSGSGNQYNFLTGFAYQLGDFQIAPNFLWQQPIEGPIPADVAAPGRPRNILDDPFSVRANRETVAGELLITYDPTPATYMFDWNNDYREDAPFAASVGFIYRHHPTTQDAAIGILPDGRTAFAFPGAPPARDLWEAHARIVSRVSPDLGIIARLYGGEAEANGSDDRLIERFGGDLRVIYRNIMLNSFVRVNDWGPFDYHRDFNLTFPLQLMADVSMSLGEQDWFDMPRTRIGVRGTYRTLDEFSPRYAPAFMEDPSGQIVPNPVAPGFGNGNEWEFRTYIQINI encoded by the coding sequence ATGTCAAAACCAACGAACATGATCAGAACGAAACAGTTTATGATCCTCCTCAGCTTACTGCTAATGGCCTCGGTCAGCAGTTCGCTTGCGCAGGATCGCGTGCATGTACAGGAGGACGCTGACGGCTGGCGCCTTCTTGTTGACGGTGAACCTCTCATGGTAAATGGTATGAACTGGGATTATTTCCCAATTGGTACCAATTACGAATATGATTTCTGGGGTCAGTCCGACCGCTTTATTAGAGATGCCTTAGATTATGAAATGCGCCTGCTCCAAAATATGGGCGTAAACTCAATTCGGGTTTACACTGGTATTACGCCTGAGTGGGTAACCTATATATATGATAACTACGGCATCTATACTATGCTTAACCACTCATTTGGCCGCTACGGCGTAATGCTTGAAGATGGCTGGATGGCAAATACCGAATATTCTGATCCCAGGGTGCAGGAACTGCTCCTTCGCGAGGTTACAGAAATGGTTCAGGAATTCCGCGGAACCCGCGGTCTCCTGTTGTACCTGCTCGGTAACGAAAACAATTACGGCCTTTTCTGGGGCGGTGCTGAAACAGAGGATATACCGGTTGTTGACAGGCAGTCAACGGTTCGTGCCCGTGCCATGTATGAATTGTTTAATGACGCAGCACTCGCAATGAAGGAATACGACACGGATCGTCCGATTGCCATGGCAAACGGTGATTTGTTGTTTATGGATCTTGTCGTTGAGTTTATGCCGGATATGGACATCTTTGGTGCCAATGTGTACCGCGGTGAAACTTTCACAGATTTGTACGATCGGGTAGCTGCCGAATACGGCAAGCCGGTACTCCTTACCGAGTTCGGTTCGGATGCTTTTAATGCCAGAACCAATCAGGAAGATCAGCTGATGCAGGCTCACTTCAAGCGCCTGAACTGGCTTGATATTTACCAGCACGCTGCAGGCATGGGTCGTGCACAAAACTCTATCGGTGGATATACTTTCCAGTGGAGTGATGGCTGGTGGAAATACGGTCAGACTGTTGATCTTGATGTACATAACACCAACGCTTCCTGGGCAAATGGTGGTTATTGGTGGGATTATGTGGAAGGTGAAAACAACATGAACGAAGAGTGGTTTGGTATCATGGCCAAAGGCCCGACGGATGCTATGGGACACTTCCGCCTCTTCCCACGTGCTGCTTACTACGTTCTTCAGGAAGCCCACAAAATAGATGTTTATGCCCCCGGCATGAGCGCGGCAAGACTCGCTGAGATCTTCGAAGATATCAATATTATGGACGCCTACCTGCGTGCACGTGGTGATACGGCAGCGCTGGAAGTAGATCGTCTGACCGGTATTCGTCTGAGTCGCTTCACAGCTGATTTCAAAACCTTCAACACAGGCGGAGATAAAATTACCACGCCGGAATCAGCCGACCCGAATGTGCGTCAGTTCCCTAATGAACAGGGTTTCGACCACATGCAGTCTTTCTATGTAGGTGTTGAAGCGCGCCCATCCAACGATGTACGTGCAGAAGTACAGTTCAACGTACTTGCGAATGTTGCCCAAAACCCGATTGATGAAATCTTCTACGAAAACCGCGGACGTCAGCTTGAAGTCCTAACGCCTGAAGGCATTGCGACCCTGGAAGATGTTAACCGCGTGAAGGTTTACAATGCAAGCTTCGACTGGAATCACCGCTATTTTGATCTCGAAGGTTTCTACCGCACCGGTCGCTACCATTGGGGCTATGAAGGCGATTTCTTCGGCCTGTACCCTGAAGCCAACTATGGCGATCAGATCGATATCTACAACGGTATTGCGCCCTTTGGTTTTGAAATGGCAGGTCGCCGCGAATTTGACGGTTTCAAATTTGCTTTTGGTCCGCAGCTGTGGTGGGGTGCTAACCCGGCCTTCTTGCTGAAATACCGGCACCGTACAGGTCCCTGGGATATGGCAGCCATTTACCATGAAGACATTGCCACACAGGGCATGACAGAAAGCTCTTTTGCCGTACCGCAGCCCAAGACCCGTCGTGTAACCTTTGCAGCGACCCGTGATTTTGGTCCGCTGGAAGTACAGGGTGGTGTAATCTGGGCAGGTCAGCCGCTGAACGATCGTGAATTCCAGATCTACCGCAATGGTGAAATTTTCGTTGATCAGATCAATCCGGAAGACAACTGGGGCGGTAAGCTCAAGCTGACCTATCAGGGCGGTAACTTCAACTGGTACGCGCAGTCTGCAGTTATGGGACTTGTAGCGCAGGGTGGTTACGATCAGACCATGACCTTTACAGGCTGGCACCTGAAAGACAGCGGAAGCGGCAATCAGTACAACTTCCTCACCGGTTTTGCCTATCAGCTCGGTGATTTCCAGATCGCGCCCAACTTCCTGTGGCAGCAGCCGATCGAAGGCCCCATTCCTGCAGATGTAGCTGCACCGGGCCGTCCGAGAAACATTCTCGATGATCCGTTCTCTGTTCGTGCAAACCGCGAGACCGTAGCCGGTGAGCTTCTGATTACCTACGATCCGACGCCCGCTACCTACATGTTCGACTGGAACAACGACTACCGCGAAGATGCCCCGTTTGCAGCAAGTGTTGGTTTCATTTACCGTCACCATCCTACCACACAGGATGCGGCCATTGGTATCCTTCCTGACGGACGTACCGCGTTTGCCTTCCCCGGTGCACCACCTGCAAGAGACCTTTGGGAAGCACATGCCCGTATCGTATCCCGTGTAAGCCCTGATCTGGGAATCATTGCACGTCTGTACGGTGGTGAAGCAGAAGCCAACGGAAGTGACGACCGCCTGATCGAGCGTTTTGGTGGTGATCTTCGCGTGATTTACCGCAACATCATGCTCAACTCATTTGTGCGCGTAAATGACTGGGGTCCGTTTGACTACCATCGTGACTTCAACCTTACCTTCCCGCTTCAGCTGATGGCCGACGTTTCGATGTCGCTTGGTGAGCAGGATTGGTTTGACATGCCGCGCACCCGCATAGGTGTACGTGGTACCTATCGTACGCTTGATGAGTTCTCTCCACGCTATGCTCCTGCATTCATGGAAGACCCGAGCGGACAGATTGTACCAAACCCGGTTGCCCCAGGTTTTGGAAATGGTAATGAGTGGGAATTCAGAACCTACATCCAAATCAATATCTAA
- a CDS encoding InlB B-repeat-containing protein, with product MKSFKYVSPLLILLLLLSCVDTSTNVTEPDPEPDPDPLPGTEALVYFWFFGGDIPNNVELERIDASFPAGNEAFLTFTSALDGYPETDRKGSMERRNAPTDLNYRPQGNGGREYQEGEMRAVQIRAPFTGPNGENTMIFHAPATGFKDLIFSFAAMDEGAAEALVFDYSITGTENWTNAGLSQPVQTLETDAYRLFILDLSEIEEANDNPNLKIRVRFDGPNLEDDNGTRVTFNNIALDGVSLSDSQPTALRITDINNGEAVFAGEPFSMLVQTVGEDGRPVEVDAETTVFLTLATGSGSLSGTLEGVVPVDESTVRIDGLRYDTAEDGVSIEAASGGLASAVSGTFEVEGQTFSVNLSVNPVGAGTVDGAGSYAAGEQVTIKAIPSAGFAFLIWTEGDDGDVFSTEAEHTFEMPERDLAITASFIGEAEAETIVRWTFDDTLEPAEGNGTAQLAGGTETHSLTLGSGWRITNFPEQFTASATAGAEFMASTAGYDAIQVSFGQRASGTMSRWAEFQYTTDGGTSWQRFGDNGGVLSPHDTVADNLLDFEAIPEAADNPGFGLRIVSVFSPVAFNPEEPDEEFAANTAYHRARTEGTGGGAYSGGGNWRLLDVTITGKPR from the coding sequence GCTGCTGATACTGCTGCTTTTGCTCTCCTGCGTAGATACCAGCACAAACGTAACAGAACCCGATCCGGAGCCCGATCCCGATCCGCTTCCCGGCACCGAAGCCCTGGTTTACTTTTGGTTTTTTGGGGGGGATATCCCCAACAATGTCGAACTTGAACGCATCGACGCAAGCTTTCCCGCCGGAAATGAAGCCTTTCTGACCTTTACTTCCGCGCTCGACGGCTACCCGGAAACCGACCGCAAAGGCTCCATGGAACGCAGAAATGCTCCTACTGACCTGAATTACCGTCCGCAGGGTAACGGCGGGCGGGAGTATCAGGAAGGAGAAATGCGTGCCGTTCAGATCCGGGCGCCCTTTACCGGACCCAACGGGGAGAATACCATGATTTTCCATGCACCCGCTACCGGGTTTAAAGATCTGATATTTTCTTTTGCAGCTATGGATGAAGGTGCGGCTGAAGCTTTGGTTTTCGATTACAGCATTACCGGAACAGAAAACTGGACCAATGCCGGTCTTTCACAGCCTGTACAGACACTTGAAACAGACGCGTACCGCTTGTTCATTCTCGATTTGTCTGAAATTGAAGAAGCCAACGATAACCCGAATCTCAAAATAAGAGTCAGGTTCGACGGTCCGAATCTTGAAGACGACAACGGTACACGGGTAACTTTCAACAACATAGCCCTCGACGGGGTGTCTCTGAGTGATTCACAGCCGACTGCACTGCGTATTACCGACATCAATAACGGGGAAGCAGTATTTGCCGGAGAGCCGTTTAGCATGCTCGTGCAAACCGTTGGAGAAGACGGCCGACCGGTTGAAGTTGACGCTGAAACAACTGTTTTTCTCACGCTTGCAACAGGAAGCGGCAGCCTTTCCGGCACCCTTGAAGGCGTTGTACCTGTCGATGAAAGCACCGTGCGCATAGACGGCCTGCGCTATGACACGGCGGAAGACGGGGTCAGTATTGAAGCTGCATCAGGTGGTCTTGCCTCTGCGGTCTCCGGGACGTTTGAGGTAGAAGGTCAAACCTTTTCCGTAAACTTATCGGTAAATCCGGTTGGTGCAGGCACGGTTGATGGGGCCGGCTCCTATGCAGCAGGTGAGCAGGTAACGATAAAAGCTATACCCAGTGCCGGCTTTGCTTTCCTGATCTGGACAGAGGGCGATGACGGCGATGTGTTCAGTACCGAGGCCGAACATACCTTCGAAATGCCGGAAAGGGATCTTGCTATCACCGCCAGCTTTATCGGGGAGGCCGAAGCCGAGACGATTGTACGCTGGACTTTTGATGATACGCTTGAACCCGCTGAAGGCAACGGAACAGCACAGCTTGCGGGAGGTACGGAAACCCATTCTCTCACCCTGGGTAGCGGCTGGCGCATAACGAATTTCCCGGAACAATTCACGGCTTCGGCGACCGCAGGTGCGGAGTTTATGGCCTCTACCGCCGGATACGATGCTATACAGGTCAGCTTCGGGCAGCGGGCATCCGGCACCATGAGCCGCTGGGCTGAGTTTCAGTACACAACCGACGGCGGCACTTCCTGGCAGCGTTTCGGAGACAACGGCGGTGTTCTCTCCCCGCACGACACCGTTGCCGATAATCTGCTTGATTTTGAAGCCATTCCGGAAGCCGCAGATAACCCGGGCTTTGGGCTGCGTATCGTTTCGGTTTTCTCGCCGGTTGCGTTTAATCCGGAAGAGCCGGATGAGGAATTTGCAGCCAATACCGCGTATCACCGTGCACGTACGGAGGGAACCGGCGGCGGTGCCTACTCAGGAGGCGGCAACTGGCGTCTGCTCGATGTAACCATCACCGGCAAGCCCCGCTAA
- a CDS encoding Ig-like domain-containing protein — protein MMKQVITHSKYALLAALLLMLGFSACERSVDGLPEAEFSSNPEVFIDGFSPGLEYFPFEGSVLNAFTVDTETFFGNRGASMRFDVPNVGDPAGAFAGAIFRDDFGGRNLTSYNALTFYAKATRGGTINEIGFGQDFLGNEFEATQNNLQLTTNWRKYTIPIPDPSVLTQSRGLFWYAEGPENGEGYSFWIDELRYEFVEDIAQPRPAIQQGTDASQILFIGSGAQVTGLTYTANLGDGQDVTVSAAPAYFDFASSNTSVATVNDAGRVTVVGEGEAVITASLAGVDAAGSLRVESLGEFIAAPTPEELPENVISIFSDVPGFDDVPVDFYNGFYEPFQTTTSNDFEVDGDRVLAYENFNFVGIEFNQNVPTIDASEMTHLSLHIFLPDTVPPNSAFRARIVNNLGGAGGPESSASATVSNNTGLVSGEWVRVLVPLTGMPDRSNLGQIVFDSDQGPGLQGSTIWVDNIYLFNANAAN, from the coding sequence ATGATGAAACAAGTAATAACACATTCCAAATATGCGCTTCTTGCAGCTTTGCTGTTGATGCTGGGCTTCAGCGCATGTGAACGATCCGTTGACGGACTTCCGGAGGCAGAGTTTAGCTCCAACCCGGAAGTATTTATTGACGGATTCAGCCCGGGACTGGAATATTTTCCTTTTGAAGGTTCTGTGCTAAATGCTTTCACAGTAGATACAGAGACCTTCTTCGGAAACAGAGGCGCGTCTATGCGTTTTGATGTTCCTAATGTCGGCGATCCTGCCGGTGCGTTTGCCGGTGCTATTTTCCGTGATGATTTTGGCGGAAGAAACCTGACCTCCTATAATGCGCTCACCTTTTATGCGAAAGCAACAAGAGGCGGAACCATTAACGAAATTGGTTTCGGTCAGGATTTCCTCGGCAATGAATTCGAAGCTACCCAAAACAACCTGCAGCTTACCACCAACTGGCGGAAATACACCATCCCCATTCCTGATCCTTCAGTGCTTACCCAAAGCCGCGGCTTATTCTGGTACGCAGAGGGTCCTGAAAACGGTGAAGGGTATTCTTTCTGGATTGACGAGCTGAGATATGAGTTTGTAGAGGATATTGCTCAGCCCCGTCCTGCCATTCAGCAGGGTACGGATGCCTCTCAGATTCTGTTCATCGGTTCCGGTGCGCAGGTGACAGGGCTTACCTACACAGCAAATCTCGGTGACGGACAGGATGTGACGGTCAGCGCAGCACCTGCGTATTTTGACTTTGCCAGCAGCAACACCAGTGTTGCAACGGTAAATGACGCTGGTCGCGTAACGGTAGTAGGCGAAGGGGAGGCGGTAATTACAGCCTCTCTCGCTGGTGTTGATGCTGCCGGTTCCCTGCGTGTTGAGTCCTTGGGTGAGTTCATTGCAGCACCAACCCCTGAGGAGCTCCCCGAAAATGTTATTTCAATTTTCAGTGATGTTCCCGGCTTCGACGATGTGCCGGTTGACTTCTACAATGGCTTTTACGAGCCATTCCAGACCACGACTTCAAATGACTTTGAAGTTGACGGCGACCGCGTACTGGCTTACGAAAACTTCAACTTCGTTGGAATTGAGTTCAATCAGAACGTCCCAACGATTGATGCTTCAGAGATGACACACCTCTCACTGCATATCTTCCTGCCGGATACGGTTCCGCCTAACTCAGCTTTCAGGGCGCGTATCGTTAACAATCTTGGTGGTGCAGGCGGACCTGAGTCCTCGGCTTCGGCAACCGTCAGTAACAACACCGGACTTGTTTCAGGAGAATGGGTAAGAGTACTTGTACCGCTTACCGGCATGCCTGACAGATCGAACCTTGGACAGATCGTATTTGACTCAGATCAGGGCCCTGGCTTACAAGGGTCAACCATTTGGGTAGATAACATCTATCTGTTCAATGCGAATGCTGCAAACTAA
- a CDS encoding glycoside hydrolase family 16 protein — protein sequence MKTTLFIIGAFCIAAPLFWGCSDQNEPKDRFTNLIWQDEFDVDGAPNPENWIFDIGTGADRGIPGWGNNELQYYTDRPENVKVEGGMLHITAKREDFEGSAFTSGRILTRGLFDTTFGRFEASIKLPFGQGIWPAFWLLGEDADGTIIWPQIGEIDIMEYVGQEPRVIHGSVHGPGYSAGNAVTQTYRLSSGRFDTDFYVFAIEWGPDYIDFFVNDTLYNTITPADIGDNEWVFNDNTFYILLNVAVGGTFVGPPNQNTPFPQTMLVDYVRVYSK from the coding sequence ATGAAAACTACATTGTTCATTATAGGCGCATTTTGTATTGCTGCCCCCCTCTTTTGGGGGTGCAGCGATCAAAATGAACCTAAAGACAGGTTTACCAACCTGATTTGGCAGGATGAATTTGACGTTGATGGTGCTCCGAACCCGGAGAACTGGATTTTTGATATTGGAACAGGAGCAGATCGCGGTATCCCCGGCTGGGGTAACAACGAGCTCCAATACTATACTGACCGACCTGAAAATGTGAAAGTTGAAGGCGGCATGCTGCATATTACGGCCAAGCGTGAAGACTTTGAAGGTTCAGCGTTTACTTCAGGCCGCATTCTCACACGCGGACTTTTTGATACAACCTTCGGGCGTTTTGAAGCAAGCATTAAACTCCCGTTCGGCCAGGGAATCTGGCCTGCATTCTGGCTTCTTGGGGAAGATGCTGACGGCACCATTATCTGGCCTCAGATTGGCGAAATTGACATCATGGAATATGTTGGTCAGGAGCCACGGGTAATACACGGTAGTGTTCACGGTCCCGGCTATTCTGCAGGTAACGCTGTAACACAGACATACAGACTTTCCAGCGGTCGCTTCGATACGGACTTTTATGTTTTTGCCATTGAGTGGGGACCCGATTACATTGACTTTTTTGTCAATGACACCCTCTACAATACCATTACACCGGCTGATATCGGTGACAATGAGTGGGTTTTTAACGACAATACTTTCTATATCCTTCTAAATGTGGCTGTAGGCGGTACATTTGTTGGTCCGCCCAATCAAAACACACCGTTTCCGCAAACCATGCTGGTGGACTATGTGAGGGTCTACTCCAAATAA